In Dromaius novaehollandiae isolate bDroNov1 chromosome 14, bDroNov1.hap1, whole genome shotgun sequence, a genomic segment contains:
- the ARHGAP17 gene encoding rho GTPase-activating protein 17 isoform X6, which yields MQEGSVQLSDETLLGKMLDTCGEAENKLAMELSQHEVQIEKEILDPLNQLTESDIPNIQKQRKQLAKLVLDWDSARARYNQAHKTSGTNFQVHPSKIESLKEEMDEAGNKVEQCKDQLAADMYNFVSKEGEYAKFFVMLLEAQADYHRKALAVLEKVLPEIQAHQDKWTEKPAFGTPLEEHLKRSGREIAVPIEACVMMLLETGMREEGLFRIAAGASKLKKLKAALDCSASQLDEFYSDPHAVAGALKSYLRELPEPLMTYSLYEEWTQAANIQDQDKKLQELWKICNRLPKHYHANFRYLIKFLAKLAQNSDVNKMTPSNVAIVLGPNLLWAKNEGSLAEMAAATSVHVVAIIEPIIQHADWFFPGDQDFNVSGAFVAIPAVNSNHLSHTGNEYESGTLERKRPVSMAVMEGDLLKKESFGVKVMDFQANPRRCGTINRKHTSPAFQPPLPPTEAGVLAQSGAEQHSQASVAETSPVGAGFALSAGTAEQLQSQGNEDISTSKPKDTASSATPPPPRNGGHAGTVQNQSTSSTNQLSVNQPQNAAGPSPHSMRRAVKKPAPAPPKPANPPPGQPGSQSPASAAQPPSVSPKPPARSSSPPGQLANQGAVQTSTSQVSAPRRYSSSLSPIQAPSHPPPQPPTQATPPLQPKSNSQASPPAAPSSEHGPEQPCYTPPQTPTPPDTPPLGKHNTSSPLSQPQSSAQETSQSHSPPHTGTLPRPRPVPKPRNRPSVPPPPHPPASHSAGDGGIVNATQTASKIVTDSNSSIQEPLQNPSSELLTETASKELHNHLVLDIDNDTESTAL from the exons GAAAATGCTGGATACATGTGGTGAAGCAGAGAATAAGCTGGCAATGGAACTCTCTCAGCATGAAGTACAAATCGAAAAAGAAATTTTAGATCCACTGAATCAACTAACAGAG TCGGACATCCCTAACATTCAGAAGCAGAGGAAACAGCTTGCAAAGTTGGTGTTGGACTGGGATTCGGCAAGAGCAAG GTATAACCAAGCCCACAAGACTTCAGGAACAAATTTTCAAGTGCATCCTTCAAAAATAGAATCTCTTAAGGAAGAGATGGATGAAGCTGGAAATAAAGTAGAACAGTGCAAG gaTCAACTAGCAGCAGACATGTATAACTTTGTGTCCAAAGAAGGGGAATATGCTAAATTCTTTGTTATG TTATTAGAAGCACAAGCAGATTACCATAGAAAAGCATTAGCAGTCTTAGAAAAGGTCCTCCCCGAAATTCAAGCCCATCAAG ACAAATGGACTGAAAAACCAGCTTTTGGAACACCTTTAGAAGAGCATCTCAAACGCAGTGGTCGTGAAATTGCAGTCCCTATTGAAGCCTGTGTAATGATGCTTTTGGAAACAGGAATGAGAGAGGAG GGCTTATTCAGAATTGCTGCTGGAGcctccaaattaaaaaaactgaaagctgCCTTGGACTGTTCAGCTTCCCAGCTTGATGAATTTTATTCAGATCCCCATGCTGTTGCAG GTGCCTTAAAATCCTATTTGCGAGAGTTGCCAGAACCTTTAATGACGTACAGTCTATATGAAGAATGGACGCAAGCTGCAAA TATTCAGGACCAGGATAAGAAGCTACAAGAACTGTGGAAAATTTGTAACAGATTGCCTAAGCATTATCATGCTAATTTCAG gTATTTAATCAAATTTTTAGCAAAGCTTGCACAAAACAGTGATGTTAACAAAATGACACCCAGCAATGTTGCAATAGTCCTGGGCCCCAACTTGTTATGGGCAAAGAATGAAGG ATCCCTTGCTGAAATGGCAGCTGCAACTTCAGTCCATGTGGTAGCAATTATTGAGCCAATTATTCAGCATGCAGACTGGTTCTTCCCTGGAG ATCAAGATTTCAATGTGTCTGGGGCGTTTGTTGCAATTCCTGCTGTTAATTCAAATCACTTGTCGCACACTGGGAATGAATATGAATCTGGGACACTGGAACGGAAGAGGCCTGTTAGTATGGCTGTAATGGAAGGGGACTTGCTGAAGAAGGAAAG cTTTGGTGTCAAGGTTATGGACTTCCAAGCGAATCCTCGGAGATGTGGCACTATAAATAGAAAGCACACATCCCCAGCTTTCCAGCCACCCCTTCCACCCACGGAGGCTGGCGTGCTGGCTCAGTCTGGAGCGGAGCAGCACTCACAAGCTTCTGTGGCTGAAACAAGCCCAGTGGGTGCTGGCTTTGCTCTCTCTGCTGGCACAGCAGAACAGTTACAAAGTCAAGGAAATGAGGATATCAG tacctCAAAACCTAAGGACACTGCATCTTCAGCTACTCCTCCACCCCCAAGAAATGGTGGACATGCAGGCACTGTCCAGAATCAATCAACAAGTAGCACTAATCAGCTTTCTGTTAATCAGCcacagaatgcagcaggtcctagTCCCCATTCAATGAGGCGAG CTGTTAAGAAGCCTGCACCAGCACCTCCCAAGCCAGCCAATCCACCACCGGGGCAGCCAGGAAGCCAAAGTCCTGCCTCAGCTGCTCAGCCACCTTCTGTCTCTCCAAAACCACCTGCTAGAAGTTCTTCTCCTCCTGGTCAACTTGCAAACCAAGGAGCAGTCCAGACCTCCACTTCCCAGGTTTCTGCACCTCGGAGATACTCCAGCAGTCTTTCCCCAATACAAGCTCCCAGCCATCCACCACCACAACCCCCAACACAGGCTACTCCTCCACTGCAGCCCAAATCAAACAGTCAAGCATCTCCTCCTGCTGCACCTAGCAGTGAGCATGGACCAGAGCAGCCCTGTTACACTCCTCCGCAGACTCCAACACCACCTGACACACCCCCTCTAGGAAAACATAATACTAGTTCCCCATTGTCACAGCCACAGTCATCTGCTCAAGAAACCTCACAGTCCCACTCTCCTCCTCACACTGGTACGCTGCCAAGGCCACGGCCAGTACCAAAACCCAGGAACAGACCTAGCGTTCCGCCTCCGCCTCATCCTCCTGCTTCTCATTCAGCTGGAGATGGCGGTATTGTGAATGCCACGCAAACAGCTTCCAAAATAGTAACAG actCTAATTCCAGTATTCAAGAACCACTTCAAAACCCTTCTTCAGAGCTTCTTACAGAGACAGCAAGCAAAGAACTGCACAACCACCTCGTGCTAGATATTGACAATGATACAGAAAGCACTGCTCTGTAA
- the LOC112985389 gene encoding LOW QUALITY PROTEIN: testis-expressed protein 47-like (The sequence of the model RefSeq protein was modified relative to this genomic sequence to represent the inferred CDS: inserted 2 bases in 1 codon) yields the protein MSGAHPPRGRRDSPVLAAPERRSLLAARLERLHGAGQVGRAALPPAGPQRPGPGRRERASPLSARRAGSRCTGWWWWPGGARGPRRRRSQVGARSPAGFGAARGSYLGARRSSARSPGCRSTSTARLGAKAEQDGALRTPPDSVQSYPSAVVPGYHRRLFENALKCHSGEQVSGLLLLYSSCVLHVIESCIGTIHLIIQDLASLQNQGHKMEFTXFPHSALLQEIKVLVVSHNIPTRLFPDWYVTTVTPPVTYLQDATQSQSTAEVVTECLTLLFKLAAYVPKMLEDDSDDLSNNLHTLAPELLIPAETINYLCNIEECASPEEFLKMYLNPLQPAMDSETVWPAPSHFLA from the exons ATGTCGGGCGCCcacccgccgcgggggcggcgggactCGCCGGTGCTCGCGGCCCCGGAGCGGCGGAGCCTGCTGGCGGCGCGGCTGGAGCGGCTGCACGGCGCGGGCCAGGTGGGGCGGGCGGCTCTGCCCCCCGCGGGCCCGCAGCGCCCAGGGCCGGGGCGGCGTGAGCGAGCCTCGCCCCTCTCTGCCCGCAGAGCCGGTTCCCGCTGCACAGGCTGGTGGTGGTGGcccggcggggcgagggggccgaggcggcggcggtcGCAGGTGggtgcccgcagccctgcgggGTTTGGGGCGGCCCGCGGGTCCTACCTGGGGGCGCGGCGCAGCTCGGCTCGCAGCCCGGGCTGCCGAAGCACCTCCACGGCGCGGCTGGGAGCCAAGGCGGAGCAGGACGGGGCGCTGCGAACACCCCCGGACTCGGTGCAAAGCTATCCCAGCGCGGTGGTGCCAG GTTACCACAGAAGACTGtttgaaaatgcattaaaatgccACTCCGGAGAACAAGTCTCAGGTCTACTTCTTCTCTATTCCAGTTGTGTTCTTCATGTAATAGAG tctTGCATTGGTACAATACATCTTATCATCCAAGATTTAGCTTCTCTCCAAAATCAAGGACATAA GATGGAATTCAC CTTTCCACACAGTGCTTTACTCCAGGAAATTAAAGTTTTAGTGGTGTCGCATAACATCCCTACCAGACTGTTCCCAGACTGGTATGTTACAACAGTGACGCCTCCTGTGACATATCTACAAGATGCAACACAATCACAGTCTACAGCAGAGGTAGTCACAGAGTGTCTTACTCTCCTCTTCAAACTGGCAGCCTATGTTCCAAAAATGCTTGAG GATGACAGTGATGATCTGAGTAACAATCTACACACTCTTGCACCCGAGCTGCTAATCCCAGCAGAAACAATTAACTATTTGTGTAATATTGAAGAATGTGCAAGTCCAGaagaatttctgaaaatgtatttaaatcctTTACAGCCTGCTATGGATTCAG AAACTGTATGGCCTGCCCCATCACATTTCCTTGCATGA